A stretch of Perognathus longimembris pacificus isolate PPM17 chromosome 1, ASM2315922v1, whole genome shotgun sequence DNA encodes these proteins:
- the Klhdc7b gene encoding kelch domain-containing protein 7B, whose amino-acid sequence MIPGTLDAGGPLWGWDWDSDDDWDLAVLALLALAVVAATALALHWFGSGQDHEVGQPASTAPRAQPPQAGDKLALHPKSKASGGGLEQQSPGQGKPEAPGQDQKSSATAGAQDQKPSTGRGMAPTDGLPLKTLGRVISRGVSGQQQANSAPGAPQDKERECSSPDSALLVRSKARGIPAPLLIHFTPRSPGSKMEAQVQEGGTGTKESACQAPACAEQKDTSSWHLSVKAPGSRRRDEGNFQWWLDSSSRDRTSHAPKPDPLRLGAAVSVWDVVDGAFKATQDSQAHSPCKSPPLPYSTPEPSGQDLTGASTTQIQLGANSSEDRQGGSNVQSSPTRAVCSGVKTKESRETGSSALRETQRVEAREGGWTWAAKEPALISSSFSCVPGMTGVAADSAVTSRSSLVPEEPSLHLSKGSQKGQVSTSWGNLIAMVLRSHPFPRQEQAQGSAPKAVPGTSPGPSTLLHAEDKQPSSLSEVPIPSPQDRCISSLGKGTKAGSGDLAETGCQPQSISFKTNGIPISSSLPGGKGDGTKEKTLDLLSPATMPTPLLQPSKETQPSSVPSSTTRQDSQPISRLQKGSICEIVQKSELVTTQTGPGKQRQVPAEGPSPADSREILREKQKEAQKLMFFLQRPGSWGVVEGLQKTDSRAATEAPWPRQVDLSNCLEVLAFAQQHGEPGLAQETYAVMSNNLLRVLGDPHLYRQLSGADRERILNLRTCQGQTVLGVLVLPSLYQVSRSGLGRPSPGEEAAAAGPAPLPPLTHLHVFIPQENSWRLLTQVPEEAPLRGCGLCTMHNYLFLAGGIRGSGTKAVCSNQVFCYNPLTNIWSQVRPMQQARAQLKLVALEGQLYAIGGECLYSMERYDPRTDTWTLRAPLPEGTFPVAHEAVACRGDIYVTGGHLFYRLLRYSPIKDLWVECPYSASHRRSSDMVALGGFLYRFDLLRGVGAAVMRYNTVTGSWSRAASLPLPDPAPLRCTVLGNTIYCLNHQVTATFTVSEGTAQFQAKELQPFPLGSKGILCPFTLTLPTEAQLQTAL is encoded by the exons GACAAGCTGGCCCTGCACCCAAAGTCTAAGGCCAGTGGTGGTGGCTTGGAGCAACAGAGCCCAGGGCAGGGGAAGCCAGAAGCTCCAGGACAAGACCAGAAGAGTTCTGCTACAGCCGGGGCCCAGGACCAGAAGCCCTCTACAGGCAGAGGTATGGCCCCCACAGATGGGCTTCCACTCAAGACCCTTGGAAGAGTGATCAGCAGAGGGGTCTCAGGACAGCAACAGGCTAACTCTGCCCCTGGAGCTCCTCAAGATAAAGAAAGGGAATGTTCCAGTCCAGACTCTGCCCTCCTAGTTAGGAGCAAAGCAAGGGGTATCCCTGCCCCACTCCTGATCCACTTCACGCCTCGGAGTCCTGGCAGCAAAATGGAGGCACAGGTGCAGGAAGGTGGCACCGGTACCAAGGAGTCAGCTTGTCAGGCCCCAGCCTGTGCAGAGCAAAAGGacaccagctcctggcacctgAGTGTGAAGGCCCCTGGCTCACGGAGGAGAGACGAAGGCAACTTTCAGTGGTGGCTGGACTCCAGCTCAAGAGACAGAACATCCCATGCCCCAAAGCCAGACCCTCTCCGCCTGGGTGCAGCCGTGAGTGTGTGGGATGTTGTGGATGGGGCGTTCAAGGCCACCCAGGACTCCCAAGCCCATAGTCCCTGCAAAAGCCCCCCACTGCCCTACTCTACACCAGAGCCTTCTGGGCAGGATCTGACCGGAGCCTCCACCACACAGATCCAGCTGGGGGCAAACAGCTCTGAAGACAGGCAAGGGGGGAGCAATGTCCAGTCTAGCCCAACCCGTGCTGTGTGCTCTGGGGTCAAGACCAAGGAGAGCAGGGAGACAGGGTCCTCAGCCCTGAGGGAGACTCAAAGAGTTGAGGCCCGTGAGGGAGGCTGGACCTGGGCAGCGAAGGAGCCAGCCCTCATCTCCAGCAGCTTCAGCTGTGTCCCCGGCATGACTG GTGTAGCTGCAGACTCTGCAGTCACCAGCAGGTCAAGTCTTGTACCTGAGGAGCCCAGTCTTCACTTATCCAAGGGCTCCCAGAAAGGTCAAGTCTCGACTAGCTGGGGAAACCTTATTGCCATGGTTCTTAGAAGCCACCCCTTccccaggcaagagcaggcacaggGGAGTGCTCCAAAGGCAGTTCCTGGAACCTCTCCAGGACCCAGTACACTCTTACATGCTGAAGATAAGCAACCCAGCTCTCTCTCTGAAGtgcctattcccagcccccaggacagATGCATCTCTTCCTTAGGAAAGGGTACAAAGGCAGGCTCAGGGGACCTGGCTGAGACTGGCTGTCAACCACAATCAATAAGCTTCAAGACCAATGGGATTCCCATTTCTAGCTCACTCCCAGGTGGGAAAGGAGATGGAACCAAGGAGAAAACTCTAGATTTGCTGTCCCCAGCTACGATGCCCACACCCCTCTTACAGCCCTCGAAGGAGACACAGCCTAGCTCTGTACCATCCTCCACTACCAGGCAAGATTCTCAGCCCATATCCAGGCTTCAAAAAGGTAGCATTTGTGAAATAGTCCAGAAGTCTGAGCTGGTGACTACCCAGACAGGCccagggaaacagaggcaggtACCTGCGGAGGGACCCAGCCCTGCTGACAGCAGGGAGATCctcagagagaagcagaaagaggcCCAAAAACTCATGTTTTTCTTGcagaggcctgggagctggggggTAGTGGAAGGGCTTCAGAAGACCGACTCCCGGGCAGCAACAGAGGCACCGTGGCCCCGGCAGGTAGACCTGAGCAACTGCTTGGAGGTCTTGGCTTTCGCCCAGCAGCATGGGGAGCCAGGCTTGGCTCAGGAGACCTATGCTGTGATGAGTAACAACTTGCTGCGAGTGCTGGGCGACCCGCATCTCTACCGGCAGCTGAGTGGGGCTGACCGGGAACGCATCTTAAATCTTCGAACTTGTCAGGGCCAGACGGTGCTGGGGGTCCTTGTGTTACCCAGCCTTTACCAGGTGAGCCGCTCAGGGCTCGGCAGGCCCTCTCCTGGAGAGGAGGCTGCTGCTGCGGGGCCTGCACCCCTGCCTCCTCTCACACACCTCCATGTGTTCATTCCCCAAGAGAATTCCTGGCGGCTCCTGACCCAAGTGCCAGAGGAGGCTCCACTACGGGGCTGTGGGCTCTGCACCATGCACAACTACCTGTTTCTGGCAGGTGGCATCCGTGGCTCTGGCACCAAGGCTGTTTGCTCCAATCAGGTTTTCTGCTACAACCCTCTGACCAACATTTGGAGCCAGGTTCGGCCCATGCAGCAGGCCAGGGCCCAGCTCAAGCTGGTGGCCCTGGAGGGGCAGCTTTATGCTATCGGTGGTGAGTGCCTGTACAGCATGGAGCGCTACGACCCACGCACAGATACTTGGACCTTGCGGGCACCCCTCCCCGAGGGCACCTTCCCTGTGGCCCATGAAGCTGTGGCCTGCCGTGGGGACATTTATGTCACCGGGGGTCATCTCTTTTATCGACTGCTCAGGTACAGCCCTATTAAGGACTTGTGGGTTGAATGCCCGTACAGTGCCAGCCACCGGCGTTCCAGTGACATGGTTGCGCTGGGGGGTTTCCTGTACCGCTTTGACctgttgcggggggtgggggctgcggtGATGCGCTACAACACAGTGACAGGATCTTGGAGTCGAGCAGCATCCCTTCCTTTGCCCGATCCTGCCCCACTTCGCTGCACCGTGCTTGGCAACACCATTTACTGCCTCAACCACCAAGTCACAGCTACATTCACAGTCTCAGAGGGGACTGCTCAGTTCCAGGCCAAGGAGCTGCAACCCTTCCCTTTAGGGAGTAAAGGGATCCTTTGTCCATTTACTCTAACTCTGCCCACTGAGGCTCAGCTGCAGACGGCACTCTGA